Within the Sulfurospirillum barnesii SES-3 genome, the region TTTTGATACTCTTCTTTGGTGATTCTTCCATCATTATTGGTATCAAAAACACTAAATTCAGGGGTGCTAATGGCATTTTGCATTGGTAGATTGGATTCTGCTTTGGCACTCATGCGCTCATTTTTAACACGTTGAAATTCCTCTTGTGTAATGATGCCATCTTTGTTTGTGTCATAAGCTTCAAACGCCACAGGACCTCTGCTAGTATCCACCGCATATAAAAGACCTACAAGGGCTAATAACATACCAATTTTTCTCATTTTGACTCCTTTTGTGAGAGAGGTTAAGGCTGAAGTTTCAGTTTTTGTTTTCCTACTTCATGTGTATCACTCTTTGGATTGGAAGGTATTTGTGGTTTTTCCCATGAAGATTTAAGTTGGTCTTGAAAATCAAACAAGGTCTCAAACGGCCCCCAATACAAAAGGGTTCCTATGACAAATAAAAGATTAAGACCGAAGGCTAAAAGAAACTCTTTGTTAAGAAGTGAAACTTCTCTGCTTTTGTTTTTTAAGTAGTTAAAAAGTGCGTTCCAATTGAGGTAGATATGAAAAAGCATGCCTATTA harbors:
- a CDS encoding EF-hand domain-containing protein, giving the protein MRKIGMLLALVGLLYAVDTSRGPVAFEAYDTNKDGIITQEEFQRVKNERMSAKAESNLPMQNAISTPEFSVFDTNNDGRITKEEYQKGQLDRMQDRRGKGRQ
- a CDS encoding DUF4405 domain-containing protein, translating into MNSLRRFISLSLSFSFLIMSYTGIVLFLAPKGRVANATNWELFGLDKTQFSNLHVSVMVLFLIGMLFHIYLNWNALFNYLKNKSREVSLLNKEFLLAFGLNLLFVIGTLLYWGPFETLFDFQDQLKSSWEKPQIPSNPKSDTHEVGKQKLKLQP